In a single window of the Streptomyces sp. NBC_01298 genome:
- a CDS encoding DUF397 domain-containing protein yields MSKSKPTAAELDLSDIEWVVSSYSGGGGDCVRVGTKDGFALVGDTKNPDLPPLVYTPSEARAWLQAAKAGEFDFLLDL; encoded by the coding sequence GTGAGCAAGAGCAAGCCCACCGCGGCCGAGCTGGACCTTTCGGACATCGAGTGGGTGGTGTCCTCGTACAGCGGTGGCGGGGGCGACTGCGTCAGGGTCGGCACGAAGGACGGCTTCGCCTTGGTCGGCGACACGAAGAACCCCGACCTCCCCCCGCTCGTCTACACCCCGAGCGAAGCCCGCGCGTGGCTACAGGCGGCCAAAGCCGGCGAGTTCGACTTTCTGCTCGATCTGTGA